In Clupea harengus chromosome 1, Ch_v2.0.2, whole genome shotgun sequence, one DNA window encodes the following:
- the LOC105897670 gene encoding cdc42 effector protein 1-like, whose protein sequence is MSLGKLPGIKGLVASSQSKRRFKSDLSVDMISPPLGDFRHTMHVGRGGDVFGDTSFLSNHGGRGGGGGARSPESPSASVKSSRFFSRTLRHVRKVPPPRMRAGSRDLSLPPPPISPIIKNAVSLPQLNMDMGNGYVQRTLFPSSLSSPGDSLYSYGLQSGFVTLPRLSRHDKQSQDSYGTLSPDFRRGSLLDNGSLTRSDSLSSFTVDLGPSLMSEVLGMIDNPNNSLSTNHHWCKGDEAGDLDEDHSSVFESVTESPVRYPASVGAEDSPYNSRGRSCSPEWGSETLNGDDSNVSARATPDASMWSPAREEPGIEVGQFRRAVDVLARHYGGGSQVKGRRCSSDETNGSSVLSHREESCTYPDDEEEIKV, encoded by the exons ATGAGTCTGGGCAAACTCCCAGGGATTAAGGGCCTGGTGGCGAGCTCCCAGAGCAAACGTCGCTTCAAGAGCGACCTCTCTGTGGACATGATCAGCCCACCGTTAGGCGACTTCCGTCACACCATGCACGTGGGCCGCGGCGGCGACGTCTTCGGAGACACCTCCTTCCTCAGCAACCATGGCGGgcgcggtggtggtggtggtgcgcgGAGCCCCGAGTCGCCCTCGGCCTCCGTCAAGAGCAGCCGGTTCTTCTCCCGAACCCTGCGCCACGTCCGCAAGGTCCCCCCGCCACGGATGAGGGCGGGCTCCAGGGACCTGTCGCTGCCGCCCCCGCCCATCTCACCCATCATCAAGAACGCCGTCTCCCTGCCCCAGCTCAACATGGACATGGGCAACGGCTATGTGCAGCGAACCCTGTTCCCAAGCTCACTCAGCTCACCAGGGGACTCCCTCTACTCCTACG GTTTGCAGTCTGGCTTTGTCACCCTACCCCGCCTATCTCGCCATGACAAACAGTCCCAGGACTCCTACGGAACATTATCCCCAGACTTCCGCCGCGGGTCTCTCCTGGACAATGGCAGTCTGACACGGTCGGACTCCCTGAGCTCCTTCACCGTCGACCTGGGCCCCTCTCTGATGAGTGAGGTCCTGGGTATGATTGACAATCCCAACAATAGCCTTTCCACCAATCACCACTGGTGCAAAGGCGACGAAGCGGGTGACCTGGACGAAGATCACAGCTCTGTGTTTGAATCGGTCACAGAGAGCCCCGTCAGGTATCCTGCCAGCGTCGGTGCAGAGGACTCGCCCTACAACAGCAGGGGGCGCTCTTGCAGCCCCGAGTGGGGTTCAGAGACGCTGAACGGGGATGATAGCAATGTCTCTGCAAGGGCCACTCCAGACGCCTCCATGTGGTCTCCAGCACGGGAAGAGCCAGGGATCGAAGTGGGGCAGTTTCGGCGTGCTGTGGACGTCCTGGCTCGTCACTATGGAGGCGGCAGCCAGGTGAAAGGCAGGCGGTGTAGCAGCGACGAGACAAACGGCTCTTCCGTGCTCAGCCACAGGGAAGAATCGTGTACCTATCCAGACGATGAAGAAGAGATTAAAGTGTAA